One region of Mucilaginibacter gotjawali genomic DNA includes:
- a CDS encoding helix-turn-helix domain-containing protein yields MTEEIPGVNMAELRLQGFKVHELPALVDVPAVHGRRDFYKMGLVTGEMTMVYGDRVVELKDTVLFFVNPRVPRSVLRRSTSTTGYACIFTEAFMPAIVKKSPLFNAGQNPLIRLNSEQAAFMRGIFGKMLAARDGDYAYKSDLIKSCIEIIIHEALSIQPPVQQPVNGAARMAHLFMDLLERQFPIEHTAEPLKLRTAQDFAAKLAVHINYLNRAVKTVTGKPTSVHIAERIAAEAKALLQHTDWGVADIAYALGFGYPTYFNNFFKRVTGVTPKSLRKV; encoded by the coding sequence ATGACAGAAGAAATTCCGGGCGTTAATATGGCCGAACTGCGGCTGCAAGGTTTTAAGGTGCATGAACTACCCGCGCTCGTGGACGTACCGGCCGTGCACGGCCGCCGGGATTTTTATAAAATGGGCCTGGTAACCGGTGAAATGACCATGGTTTATGGCGACCGGGTGGTAGAACTAAAGGATACCGTGTTGTTTTTTGTCAATCCCAGGGTACCGCGCTCGGTGCTGCGCCGCTCTACGTCGACCACGGGCTACGCGTGCATTTTTACCGAAGCCTTTATGCCGGCGATTGTCAAAAAGTCGCCCTTGTTTAACGCCGGGCAGAACCCACTCATCCGGTTGAACAGCGAACAGGCGGCTTTCATGAGGGGCATTTTCGGGAAGATGCTAGCCGCGCGTGATGGGGATTATGCGTATAAGAGCGACCTGATCAAAAGCTGTATCGAAATTATTATCCATGAAGCTTTGTCAATACAGCCACCTGTGCAGCAGCCAGTCAACGGCGCGGCCCGGATGGCACACTTATTTATGGACCTGCTGGAAAGACAATTTCCGATTGAGCACACCGCGGAGCCGCTGAAATTGCGGACGGCCCAGGATTTTGCCGCTAAGCTGGCGGTGCATATCAATTACCTGAACAGGGCAGTAAAAACGGTTACCGGCAAGCCGACCTCGGTACATATTGCGGAACGCATCGCCGCGGAGGCTAAGGCACTCCTGCAGCATACCGACTGGGGTGTGGCGGACATCGCTTATGCGCTCGGTTTTGGTTACCCGACTTACTTTAATAACTTTTTCAAGCGGGTGACGGGCGTTACGCCTAAATCCTTGCGCAAGGTTTGA